The Pseudomonas fluorescens genome includes a window with the following:
- a CDS encoding winged helix-turn-helix transcriptional regulator, which translates to MQRKSWAEENCPMARAVDLIGEWGSLLIIREAFSGVRRFDDFQERLQISRHLLTERLKRLVEGGVLARQPITENARRHEYVLTPMGADLYTLIVALRQWGDRWLFPKDCYPADMLDASDGSELAPLEVRSVKGRAVPLTDLRLKAHVSEQNH; encoded by the coding sequence ATGCAACGAAAAAGCTGGGCGGAAGAAAACTGCCCGATGGCGCGCGCCGTCGATCTGATTGGCGAATGGGGGAGCCTCCTGATCATCCGGGAGGCCTTCAGTGGCGTTCGCCGCTTCGACGACTTCCAAGAGCGTTTGCAGATCTCACGCCACCTGCTTACCGAGCGCCTGAAGCGCCTGGTCGAGGGCGGGGTGCTGGCACGCCAGCCAATTACCGAGAACGCCCGCCGACATGAGTATGTACTGACCCCCATGGGCGCGGACCTTTACACCCTGATCGTGGCCTTGCGCCAATGGGGTGACAGATGGCTGTTTCCCAAGGACTGCTATCCAGCCGACATGCTCGATGCCAGCGACGGCAGCGAGTTGGCGCCGCTGGAAGTGCGCTCCGTCAAAGGTCGTGCCGTGCCGCTAACAGACCTGCGGCTCAAAGCCCACGTTAGCGAGCAAAATCACTAG
- a CDS encoding Rrf2 family transcriptional regulator, producing MASVNTQFSIAVHVLAAIAHHDGVFASEILAGSVNANPVFVKRILVKLSKAKLAKTTVGKSGGYGLARSPENISLLDIYSAVSPPDAFAIHTYPKRKECIVSSNIKEVMSDILVDTQEAVHRELRQTTLADVVSKIRAKSA from the coding sequence ATGGCTTCAGTAAACACTCAGTTCTCCATTGCCGTCCATGTACTGGCGGCAATCGCACATCACGACGGAGTTTTCGCTTCGGAGATTCTCGCGGGCAGCGTAAATGCGAACCCGGTTTTCGTTAAAAGAATCCTCGTTAAGCTTTCGAAGGCGAAACTGGCTAAGACGACTGTTGGTAAGTCGGGTGGTTACGGACTGGCACGAAGCCCAGAAAATATTTCGCTTTTAGACATCTATTCCGCAGTAAGTCCTCCTGATGCGTTTGCCATCCATACTTATCCCAAAAGAAAGGAGTGTATCGTGAGCTCTAACATCAAGGAGGTCATGAGCGACATCCTGGTTGACACGCAGGAGGCCGTCCATAGGGAGCTGAGACAGACGACGTTGGCGGATGTGGTGTCTAAAATCAGAGCTAAGTCCGCTTAG
- a CDS encoding NADP-dependent oxidoreductase, whose amino-acid sequence MYDARKLSDRLWRQRGCVIWRTARSGLSEGTPLIENKAAGVNPVELAMRAGGFQRVLPYSFPQVPGFDVSGVMREVSGPSQFKVGDEVYARMSNRAPGAYAELAAVANDLLAKKPTKMSHIEAASLPTVALTAWQAFFERANLKNGDRVLIQAGAGGVGTFAMQLAKHFGAHVTATAGTANQAFLKELGSDIAC is encoded by the coding sequence ATCTACGATGCGCGCAAGTTATCTGACCGCCTATGGCGGCAACGAGGTTGTGTCATCTGGCGAACTGCCAGATCCGGTCTTTCCGAGGGCACGCCCCTGATCGAAAACAAGGCTGCGGGCGTCAACCCCGTGGAACTGGCCATGCGTGCCGGCGGCTTCCAGCGTGTGCTGCCCTATTCCTTCCCTCAGGTACCGGGCTTCGATGTTTCCGGTGTAATGCGCGAGGTCAGCGGTCCCTCCCAGTTCAAGGTGGGTGACGAGGTCTACGCGCGCATGTCCAACCGCGCGCCTGGCGCGTACGCAGAGCTCGCGGCAGTCGCCAATGACTTGCTGGCCAAGAAGCCCACGAAGATGTCCCACATCGAAGCGGCCAGTCTGCCAACTGTGGCCCTGACCGCCTGGCAAGCGTTTTTCGAACGCGCCAACCTGAAAAATGGCGACCGCGTCCTGATCCAGGCCGGCGCCGGCGGCGTGGGTACATTCGCCATGCAACTGGCCAAACACTTCGGTGCACACGTGACAGCAACTGCCGGTACCGCCAACCAGGCTTTCCTGAAGGAACTGGGCTCCGACATTGCGTGTTGA
- a CDS encoding MFS transporter, translated as MAIVTTSPHSSTTGGVRPLDAEQTRVLHKAAWRLIPLLALAYFFNYLDRTSVGYAALQMTEQLGLTATQFGLGAGIMFFGYCLCEVPSNLAMYRFGARLWMARIMITWGLAAAATAMIVGPYSFYAVRLILGIAEAGFFPGVIFFLTLWFPAQYRTRVLAWFTVATPISFLVGGPLSIWLLQMHGFLGLAGWQWMFLIEGLPACILGLITLKVLTNHPAEAKWLSADEREVLIGMLAEEQTKGQHSHGFKAALKDPRVWILSSITFSFTLGSYGIGIWLPQMLKAHGVEVSMIGWVAAIPYFFATVALLVWAKHVDRTGKGIFNLTLAMLLAGLALLFALQMNALVPALAGITMALIGTIAGKTIFYTLPGKFLRGQAAAGGIALINSIGAFGGFVGPYLMGFLRDYTGSFTAGLMVMGCIMFVAAAMVVSLRLFLREE; from the coding sequence ATGGCAATTGTCACGACATCCCCGCACAGCAGCACAACCGGCGGTGTGCGGCCGCTCGATGCCGAGCAGACCCGCGTACTGCACAAGGCCGCCTGGCGCCTGATCCCGTTGCTCGCGCTGGCATACTTTTTCAATTACCTGGATCGTACCAGCGTCGGTTACGCCGCCCTGCAAATGACCGAGCAACTGGGGCTGACCGCCACGCAGTTCGGCCTTGGGGCGGGCATTATGTTCTTTGGTTATTGCCTGTGCGAAGTGCCGAGCAATCTGGCGATGTATCGATTCGGCGCCCGCTTGTGGATGGCTCGAATCATGATCACTTGGGGGCTTGCGGCAGCCGCTACGGCGATGATCGTCGGGCCCTACAGCTTCTATGCCGTGAGGTTGATTCTCGGCATCGCCGAAGCGGGTTTCTTTCCAGGCGTGATCTTCTTTCTGACCCTGTGGTTCCCAGCGCAGTATCGCACTCGCGTGCTGGCCTGGTTCACCGTAGCCACGCCGATCTCGTTTCTTGTCGGCGGCCCGCTGTCGATCTGGTTACTGCAGATGCATGGCTTTCTGGGCCTGGCGGGTTGGCAGTGGATGTTCCTGATTGAAGGCCTTCCGGCGTGCATCCTTGGCCTGATCACACTGAAAGTCCTGACCAATCATCCCGCCGAAGCCAAATGGCTGTCAGCTGATGAGAGAGAGGTGCTGATAGGCATGTTGGCCGAGGAACAGACCAAGGGCCAGCACAGCCATGGCTTCAAGGCGGCGTTGAAGGATCCGAGGGTGTGGATTCTCAGCTCGATCACTTTCAGCTTCACCCTGGGTTCTTACGGCATCGGTATCTGGCTGCCACAGATGCTCAAGGCCCATGGCGTCGAAGTCAGCATGATTGGATGGGTGGCGGCGATTCCGTACTTCTTCGCGACAGTCGCGCTACTGGTCTGGGCCAAACACGTGGACCGCACTGGCAAGGGCATTTTCAACCTGACTCTGGCGATGCTGCTGGCCGGTTTGGCGCTGCTGTTCGCCTTGCAGATGAATGCGCTGGTGCCGGCCTTGGCGGGCATCACCATGGCGCTGATCGGGACCATCGCCGGCAAGACCATCTTCTACACCTTGCCAGGCAAGTTCCTACGTGGGCAGGCGGCTGCGGGCGGGATTGCGCTGATCAATTCGATCGGTGCCTTCGGTGGTTTTGTCGGTCCCTATCTGATGGGGTTCCTCAGGGACTACACTGGTTCGTTCACCGCAGGTCTGATGGTGATGGGCTGCATCATGTTCGTCGCTGCGGCGATGGTGGTGTCACTGCGCCTGTTCCTGCGCGAAGAGTGA
- a CDS encoding enoyl-CoA hydratase/isomerase family protein: MTNSQFRIEELSDKQWRILFDNPPSNIVNPETVLEFQALVDKIEASQTLQVVVFESTNPDYFFGRYDLTRAGDTPTAPGPTGLPTWIDMTVRLSQLPVVSIAKIRGRTRGGGAELAEAMDMRFASLEKAIFGQPEVGAGIVPGGGALDRLPPLLGRARALEVILGSLDYDAATAELYGWVNRALPDAELDAYVDLIACRIATFDRPALAAAKNFVNRHTLPDPKDLLAVQDLFLGPATTWPTVPGRRAKIYAKVGAVGPAEFERNMGKYLGEV; this comes from the coding sequence ATGACCAATAGCCAATTCCGCATAGAAGAGCTATCCGACAAGCAGTGGCGCATCCTGTTCGACAACCCGCCATCCAACATCGTCAACCCTGAGACCGTGCTGGAGTTTCAGGCGCTAGTGGACAAGATCGAAGCTAGCCAGACACTGCAGGTAGTCGTGTTTGAAAGCACCAACCCCGATTACTTCTTTGGCCGCTACGACCTCACACGCGCTGGCGACACTCCTACCGCGCCCGGCCCCACGGGCCTTCCGACGTGGATTGACATGACGGTGCGTCTGAGCCAGTTGCCGGTGGTGAGCATTGCCAAGATCCGAGGTCGTACACGCGGCGGTGGCGCGGAACTGGCCGAAGCCATGGACATGCGTTTTGCAAGCCTGGAGAAGGCCATTTTCGGCCAACCCGAGGTGGGGGCCGGCATTGTGCCTGGAGGTGGCGCACTCGACCGTCTGCCGCCATTGCTGGGCCGCGCCCGCGCTCTGGAGGTCATTCTCGGCAGCCTGGACTACGACGCCGCCACGGCTGAGCTCTATGGCTGGGTGAACCGGGCGCTGCCGGACGCGGAGCTTGATGCTTACGTCGACCTTATCGCATGCCGCATCGCCACGTTTGACAGACCGGCACTGGCCGCCGCCAAGAACTTCGTCAATCGCCACACCCTTCCTGATCCCAAGGACTTGCTCGCTGTGCAGGACCTGTTCCTCGGGCCCGCCACCACCTGGCCCACCGTGCCGGGGCGTAGGGCCAAGATTTACGCCAAGGTTGGAGCTGTCGGACCGGCGGAATTCGAACGCAACATGGGCAAGTACCTCGGAGAGGTCTGA
- a CDS encoding SDR family NAD(P)-dependent oxidoreductase → MTRLNEESPVIDGTATGPVAARHDKDAPTAVLIGVTGGLGHALARLLAAEGFRLVLAARREHDAAEITGRSDGSAIYLRADVTDPASLEKLAATAFEHLGRIDAVVNLAGISPRKPIEDYTLSDVDDLLAINVKGPIFVTQAFLPGLRKQASDGVIVHIGGAMDGRVALPFMSAYAATRGALASYVQGANRELEGTNVSLSFFGPAPSNTESESPFFDMWKKMGVALCEPDEVASDILATIRQRRKEHVMGGALLKMMTLMNAISPSAADAIGLRKFGKLIKQYSPR, encoded by the coding sequence ATGACGCGATTGAATGAAGAGTCCCCTGTGATTGACGGCACTGCAACCGGACCCGTCGCTGCAAGGCATGACAAGGATGCGCCCACCGCCGTTCTCATCGGGGTGACCGGTGGACTTGGTCACGCGCTGGCCAGGCTCCTCGCGGCCGAGGGCTTTCGATTGGTGCTCGCTGCACGACGAGAGCACGACGCAGCCGAGATAACTGGCAGAAGCGACGGTTCGGCGATTTACCTACGCGCGGACGTAACCGATCCGGCGAGCCTCGAGAAGCTGGCGGCAACGGCCTTTGAGCACCTCGGCCGGATCGATGCAGTGGTTAACCTTGCAGGCATCTCGCCGCGCAAACCTATTGAAGACTACACGCTATCCGACGTCGACGATCTGCTCGCTATCAACGTGAAGGGGCCCATCTTCGTGACTCAGGCATTCCTGCCTGGACTGCGCAAGCAAGCCAGCGACGGAGTAATCGTCCACATCGGTGGTGCCATGGATGGCCGGGTGGCGCTGCCGTTTATGAGTGCCTACGCGGCGACCCGCGGCGCACTGGCGAGCTACGTGCAAGGCGCCAATCGCGAGCTTGAAGGTACAAACGTATCCCTGTCGTTCTTCGGGCCTGCACCCTCCAACACCGAGTCGGAGTCCCCGTTTTTCGACATGTGGAAAAAGATGGGCGTCGCCCTATGCGAGCCTGATGAGGTGGCGAGCGATATCCTCGCCACCATCCGCCAGCGACGTAAGGAGCATGTTATGGGCGGCGCGCTGCTCAAGATGATGACGCTCATGAATGCCATCTCTCCATCCGCTGCTGATGCGATTGGTCTGCGGAAATTTGGGAAGCTTATCAAGCAATATAGCCCGCGTTGA
- a CDS encoding IclR family transcriptional regulator, producing the protein MDRAFAILAAFNIEQDSLTLAEISRRTGLYKSTILRLIISLEKAGFLRRLSDGRYSVGPEPLRLSQLYQTSFRLRDVIHPLLESITEESGETSSFYVLENGSRVVLFRVEPKRAVRVSVLEGARFPLQAGASGKILRAFSRSVDPALTEVRERFWACSFGERDPETTAVSVPVFSMGFELKGALTLSGPSDRLLKEHIDHAASILLRNAAIATSALGGSDVELRAALKRLNP; encoded by the coding sequence GTGGACCGTGCCTTCGCCATTCTGGCTGCGTTCAATATCGAGCAGGACAGCCTGACCTTGGCTGAGATCTCGCGCCGCACTGGGCTCTATAAAAGCACGATCCTGCGTCTGATCATTTCGTTGGAAAAGGCCGGCTTTCTTCGCCGTTTGAGTGACGGTCGCTACTCCGTGGGCCCTGAACCGTTGCGTCTGTCGCAGCTTTATCAGACCTCGTTCAGGCTGCGGGACGTGATTCACCCGTTGCTCGAATCCATCACTGAGGAAAGCGGGGAGACCTCTTCGTTCTACGTGCTGGAAAACGGCAGCCGGGTCGTGCTGTTTCGGGTCGAACCCAAGCGCGCGGTGCGGGTTTCGGTACTCGAAGGCGCGCGCTTTCCGCTACAGGCCGGCGCTTCGGGCAAGATCCTTCGCGCCTTTTCCCGCTCCGTCGACCCGGCGCTGACCGAGGTGCGCGAGCGCTTCTGGGCTTGTTCATTCGGTGAACGCGACCCGGAAACCACAGCGGTTTCGGTGCCGGTTTTCTCTATGGGGTTCGAGCTGAAGGGAGCGCTGACGCTGTCCGGCCCATCCGATCGTCTGCTGAAAGAGCATATCGACCACGCGGCTTCCATTTTGCTGCGCAATGCAGCGATTGCGACCAGCGCCTTGGGCGGCAGCGACGTGGAATTGCGCGCTGCGCTAAAACGCCTCAATCCATGA
- a CDS encoding VOC family protein: MQLAKQQLDVGLFTTSDLAKQLSFWQDKAGLAFDQVLKLGEGIHQHRFHANGSIIKINHSLRDLPYTTATRFIGVFLVVPELTELIQWSDPDGNQLVLVPPGYEGISGLAVELQVSDLDAAARFWGHALQCPSPSPNKFLVGDSLVILRSASPATEPPKTWIGRGWRYLTIQVQDCREEHKLALQRGAIEAAPPRDYGGVAVVSFVRDADGNFIELSERTSLKRMR, encoded by the coding sequence ATGCAGCTCGCAAAACAACAGCTCGACGTTGGGTTATTCACCACCTCCGATCTAGCCAAGCAGCTCAGCTTCTGGCAGGACAAGGCTGGCTTGGCATTCGATCAGGTGCTAAAGCTCGGCGAAGGGATACATCAGCACCGATTTCACGCGAACGGGTCCATCATCAAGATCAACCACAGCCTACGCGACCTCCCATACACCACAGCTACCCGTTTCATTGGCGTCTTTCTGGTCGTCCCCGAACTCACTGAACTAATCCAATGGAGCGACCCAGATGGCAATCAGCTTGTTCTGGTGCCACCGGGATACGAGGGAATCAGCGGCCTGGCCGTGGAACTTCAGGTTTCTGACCTTGACGCTGCAGCGCGCTTCTGGGGGCATGCGTTGCAATGCCCCTCGCCATCACCGAACAAGTTCCTGGTTGGGGACTCACTGGTCATACTGCGATCGGCGTCACCTGCTACCGAACCACCGAAGACGTGGATTGGCCGGGGTTGGCGCTACCTCACCATCCAGGTCCAGGACTGCCGGGAGGAGCACAAGCTGGCGCTACAACGAGGCGCCATCGAAGCAGCGCCGCCGCGTGACTACGGCGGTGTGGCGGTGGTCTCATTCGTCCGTGATGCCGACGGGAATTTTATCGAGTTGTCGGAGCGCACAAGCCTGAAAAGAATGCGATAG
- a CDS encoding NADP-dependent oxidoreductase encodes MRASYLTAYGDNEVVSSGELPDPVLSEGTSLIEIKAAGVNPVELGMRAGGFQRVLPYSFPQVPGFDISGVVREVSGPSQFKVGDEVYARMSNRAPGAYAELAVVTNDLLAKKPTKISHIEAASLPTVALTAWQAFFERANLKNGDRVLIQAGAGGVGTFAIQLAKHFGAHVTATAGTANQAFLKELGADIAVDYTKQRFEDFGPFDVVYDGVCGELVERSINTLAPGGRYVGLVMMADTRAFMSLGLPEAIAKGAAAGIAKYEELAASRGAEFHGPLTRPDAIQLAEIAKLVNAGIIKPHVSRVFGLNQLKQAYEAVGSGHTRGKLVLDTSKLI; translated from the coding sequence ATGCGAGCAAGTTATCTGACCGCCTATGGCGACAACGAGGTTGTGTCATCTGGCGAACTGCCAGACCCGGTCCTTTCCGAGGGCACGTCTCTGATCGAAATCAAGGCTGCGGGCGTCAACCCCGTGGAACTGGGCATGCGTGCCGGAGGCTTCCAACGCGTGCTGCCCTACTCCTTCCCTCAGGTGCCGGGCTTCGACATTTCCGGTGTGGTGCGCGAGGTCAGCGGTCCCTCCCAGTTCAAGGTGGGTGACGAGGTCTACGCGCGCATGTCCAACCGCGCGCCTGGCGCCTACGCAGAGCTAGCGGTAGTCACCAATGACTTGCTGGCCAAGAAGCCCACGAAGATCTCCCACATCGAAGCGGCCAGCCTGCCAACTGTGGCCCTGACCGCCTGGCAAGCGTTTTTCGAACGCGCCAACCTGAAAAATGGCGACCGCGTCCTGATCCAGGCCGGCGCCGGCGGCGTGGGTACATTCGCCATCCAACTGGCCAAACACTTCGGTGCACACGTGACAGCAACTGCCGGTACCGCCAACCAGGCTTTCCTGAAGGAACTGGGCGCCGACATTGCGGTTGACTACACCAAGCAGCGTTTCGAAGACTTTGGCCCGTTCGACGTGGTCTATGACGGCGTGTGCGGCGAACTGGTCGAGCGTTCCATCAACACGTTGGCACCCGGCGGGCGCTACGTAGGCCTGGTCATGATGGCGGATACCCGCGCGTTCATGTCGTTGGGCCTACCGGAGGCGATTGCCAAGGGCGCAGCTGCAGGAATAGCCAAGTACGAAGAGCTTGCAGCCTCGCGTGGCGCCGAGTTCCATGGACCGCTGACGCGCCCGGATGCCATTCAGCTGGCCGAGATCGCGAAGTTGGTGAACGCCGGCATCATTAAGCCGCACGTCAGCCGGGTATTCGGGCTGAACCAGCTGAAGCAAGCCTACGAAGCCGTGGGCAGCGGTCACACCCGCGGCAAGCTGGTGCTCGACACATCCAAACTGATCTGA
- a CDS encoding NmrA family NAD(P)-binding protein, translating into MNIKQSKARVLVIGSSGQVGKKVVSNLEGSLDVNVRITSRRLEEVHRLSCEGKDIVHLDLDDPRTFGAALAGVDRVFLLTGYTVAMLAQSKTLVDAASKAGVKHIVHLGVFGEWDCTGPAFAWHQLVEAYIKTSGISWTFLHPNMFMENILTLCLKGDTLTTYWNEYRTGWVAAADIALVAATVLQQGPAKHAGKEYWLSSDVATGPELAKLLSELLGKEITANVLGPAEFQAIFTSASIPVESWYADGGVEIMRQVVDGRMGYLGSVRDDVPHVTGQHAVTLKQWILEHRQELISSTGH; encoded by the coding sequence ATGAATATAAAGCAAAGTAAAGCGCGAGTATTGGTTATAGGTTCCAGTGGGCAAGTAGGTAAGAAAGTAGTTTCCAATCTAGAAGGCAGCCTTGACGTTAACGTTAGGATTACTTCCCGCAGGCTTGAGGAGGTTCATCGTTTAAGCTGCGAGGGAAAGGACATCGTTCACCTTGATCTGGACGATCCCCGAACTTTCGGAGCCGCGCTCGCAGGCGTGGATCGAGTTTTCCTTTTAACCGGCTATACCGTAGCCATGCTTGCGCAGAGCAAGACGCTGGTAGACGCCGCCAGTAAAGCCGGTGTTAAGCATATCGTGCACCTCGGTGTGTTTGGAGAATGGGATTGCACGGGGCCAGCCTTTGCCTGGCATCAATTGGTTGAGGCCTATATTAAAACCAGCGGAATTTCTTGGACCTTCCTTCATCCCAATATGTTTATGGAAAACATACTTACCCTTTGCTTAAAGGGAGACACATTGACCACTTACTGGAACGAATACCGAACGGGCTGGGTTGCTGCGGCGGATATCGCCCTGGTTGCAGCTACCGTGCTTCAGCAGGGGCCGGCGAAGCACGCTGGTAAAGAGTATTGGCTTAGCAGCGATGTTGCTACAGGCCCTGAGCTCGCCAAACTTCTAAGCGAACTCCTCGGAAAAGAGATTACCGCTAACGTCCTTGGCCCCGCAGAATTTCAGGCTATTTTCACATCGGCAAGTATCCCGGTGGAGTCATGGTATGCGGATGGCGGCGTCGAGATCATGCGACAGGTTGTGGATGGACGGATGGGATATCTCGGAAGCGTTCGGGATGATGTTCCGCATGTTACCGGACAGCACGCCGTAACACTCAAGCAATGGATTCTTGAGCATCGGCAGGAGCTGATTTCGAGCACCGGGCACTAG
- a CDS encoding CaiB/BaiF CoA transferase family protein — protein sequence MSLHNENLQSLPLAGVRVIEFVHMVMGPTCGLVLADLGADVIKVEPVPEGDNTRRLTGSGAGYWMTYNRNKKSFAVDIKTEEGMAAVCKLIESADVVTENFRPGAMEKLGLGYEQVKAIKPDIIYSSMKGFLPGPYEHRTALDEVVQMMTGLAYMTGPEGRPLRAGASVNDVMGGMFSAISILAALWQRKNTGEGQFVQTGLFENSAFLVGQHMMQMATTGKAAAPMPSRLSAWAIYDVFNTCDDEQVFMGVVSDSQWASFCQTFGFEELGRDPELAKNTQRVQARTRILPQVKERLAQFSKQKVMAMCEQAGLPFSPIQRPQDLFDDQHLNESGGLAHLALESGEQVKVPMLPFEMNGRRFDTRLNVPQLGSHSTELLEEMGYASGDVDALRARGIIR from the coding sequence ATGAGCCTGCACAATGAAAACCTGCAGAGCTTACCGCTGGCGGGTGTTCGAGTGATCGAGTTCGTACACATGGTCATGGGCCCGACCTGCGGGTTGGTGCTGGCGGATCTGGGCGCTGACGTGATCAAGGTCGAGCCGGTTCCCGAAGGCGACAATACCCGGCGTCTGACCGGTTCCGGCGCCGGTTACTGGATGACCTACAACCGCAACAAGAAAAGCTTTGCCGTCGACATCAAGACCGAAGAGGGCATGGCGGCGGTGTGCAAGCTGATCGAAAGCGCGGACGTGGTCACCGAGAATTTTCGCCCTGGTGCCATGGAAAAACTGGGTCTGGGATACGAGCAGGTCAAGGCGATCAAACCGGACATCATCTACAGCTCGATGAAAGGCTTTCTTCCCGGCCCTTACGAGCACCGCACCGCGCTGGACGAAGTGGTGCAGATGATGACCGGGCTGGCTTACATGACCGGTCCGGAAGGCCGTCCACTGCGCGCCGGTGCATCGGTCAACGACGTGATGGGTGGCATGTTCAGTGCGATTTCGATTCTCGCGGCGCTGTGGCAGCGCAAGAACACCGGCGAAGGGCAATTCGTGCAGACCGGTCTGTTCGAGAACTCGGCCTTTCTAGTCGGCCAACACATGATGCAGATGGCGACCACGGGCAAAGCTGCGGCACCAATGCCCAGCCGCTTGTCGGCTTGGGCCATTTATGACGTGTTCAATACCTGCGACGACGAGCAGGTGTTCATGGGCGTGGTCAGCGACAGTCAGTGGGCCAGTTTCTGTCAGACCTTCGGCTTCGAAGAATTGGGGCGTGATCCCGAGCTGGCGAAAAACACCCAGCGAGTTCAGGCGCGGACACGGATTCTGCCTCAGGTGAAAGAGCGTTTGGCTCAGTTCAGCAAGCAGAAGGTCATGGCGATGTGCGAACAGGCGGGGCTGCCGTTCTCACCGATTCAGCGCCCGCAGGATCTGTTCGACGACCAGCACCTGAACGAGTCGGGAGGGCTGGCGCATCTGGCGCTGGAAAGCGGCGAGCAGGTCAAGGTGCCGATGTTGCCGTTCGAGATGAATGGCCGACGTTTCGATACGCGCCTGAACGTGCCGCAACTGGGCAGTCACTCCACCGAGTTGCTGGAAGAAATGGGCTATGCGTCGGGGGATGTCGACGCTCTGCGTGCTCGCGGAATCATTCGCTGA
- a CDS encoding NADH:flavin oxidoreductase: MNEQFFQPYTFNNGATVKNRLFMAPMTNGQSHPDGRFSEEELNWLTMRAQGGFGAVITAGASPYEDDLYIEGQIGAFSDAHEDGLRRFAEMVKREQALSIVQLMPSGMRAKAKLNRGKQPAGPSVVQLPIPDFEQPRELSEEQIHAILDALVDSARRVHRAGASGIELHGANGYLFTQFFSLTTNLRKDKWGGSVENRARFLLEAMRRIRADLPSDFTIGVKILAEDWNSGRGFDIDEGLEMLRMMNDVGFTYLNLSAMNAKEVSWKYPNQKQTNLSRVRGVLRGDIPVVASGSLLTPQEVQDALNDGADMVALGRAAILAPDWPKRAARPDFEIKNFPLTLEELYALGVSPKFVHALRNGLSMWKFIKEN, translated from the coding sequence GTGAACGAACAATTTTTCCAGCCCTACACTTTCAACAACGGAGCGACGGTAAAAAATCGGCTCTTCATGGCGCCGATGACCAATGGGCAAAGTCATCCCGACGGACGCTTTAGCGAAGAAGAATTGAACTGGTTAACGATGCGTGCCCAAGGTGGATTCGGCGCGGTCATCACAGCCGGAGCTTCGCCCTACGAAGACGACCTTTACATAGAAGGGCAGATCGGAGCTTTCTCAGATGCTCACGAAGATGGACTCCGCCGCTTTGCCGAAATGGTTAAGCGCGAGCAGGCGCTGTCGATTGTTCAGCTCATGCCCTCCGGAATGCGAGCAAAAGCCAAGCTGAATAGAGGCAAACAGCCGGCGGGTCCAAGTGTCGTTCAACTTCCGATTCCTGATTTTGAGCAGCCTCGGGAGCTCAGCGAAGAACAAATCCACGCCATCCTTGATGCTTTAGTGGATAGCGCGCGGCGAGTGCATCGGGCTGGCGCCTCCGGAATCGAGCTACACGGTGCCAACGGCTACCTCTTTACCCAGTTCTTTAGTTTGACCACGAACCTGCGAAAGGATAAATGGGGAGGCTCGGTGGAAAATCGCGCACGATTTCTCCTCGAAGCTATGCGGAGAATCCGGGCCGACTTACCTAGCGACTTCACCATCGGAGTGAAGATCCTCGCCGAAGACTGGAACAGCGGGCGGGGCTTCGACATTGACGAAGGCTTGGAGATGCTCCGAATGATGAACGATGTGGGGTTTACTTACCTGAATCTCTCGGCCATGAACGCTAAGGAAGTATCCTGGAAATATCCCAATCAAAAGCAAACAAATCTCTCGCGGGTTAGGGGCGTTTTAAGGGGCGACATTCCCGTGGTGGCAAGTGGATCGTTGTTAACGCCGCAAGAAGTTCAAGATGCGCTCAACGATGGTGCCGATATGGTTGCTTTGGGCCGTGCGGCGATATTAGCCCCGGACTGGCCGAAAAGGGCTGCTCGCCCTGACTTCGAAATTAAAAATTTTCCGCTCACGCTTGAAGAGCTCTATGCGCTCGGAGTGTCACCGAAGTTTGTGCATGCGCTGCGAAATGGGCTTTCCATGTGGAAATTCATAAAAGAAAATTAG